Proteins encoded by one window of Proteiniborus sp. DW1:
- the hpt gene encoding hypoxanthine phosphoribosyltransferase: MTNKQRKILFSTDEIKERVRELGQQINKDYEGKKLVVVSLLRGSFIFAADLVREIEVPVQMEFMTTASYGYGEESSGQVNIINDIKDDIAGRDVLVVDDIMDSGLTMEKIIEHLKKKNPSSIKSCVMLDKPERRRTEITPDYVGFTIPDYFIVGYGLNYGDYYRNVPYIFSFID, encoded by the coding sequence ATTACTAATAAGCAACGAAAAATTTTATTTTCTACTGATGAAATTAAAGAAAGAGTTAGGGAGCTAGGCCAACAAATAAACAAAGATTACGAAGGAAAAAAATTAGTAGTAGTATCTCTTTTAAGGGGTAGCTTTATATTTGCAGCAGATTTAGTGAGAGAGATAGAAGTACCTGTACAAATGGAGTTTATGACTACTGCAAGCTATGGATATGGTGAAGAATCATCTGGACAAGTTAATATAATTAATGATATTAAGGATGATATAGCGGGTAGAGATGTATTAGTTGTTGATGATATCATGGATTCTGGCTTAACTATGGAAAAAATAATTGAGCACTTGAAGAAGAAAAATCCAAGCAGTATTAAATCTTGTGTTATGCTTGATAAGCCTGAAAGAAGAAGAACTGAAATCACACCTGACTATGTAGGATTTACAATTCCAGACTATTTCATAGTTGGCTATGGTTTGAATTATGGAGATTATTATAGAAATGTTCCTTATATTTTTTCATTTATAGACTAA
- the dapB gene encoding 4-hydroxy-tetrahydrodipicolinate reductase translates to MLKVIINGCNGKMGQVLANQIAQDKELEIAAGIDRNLQGITANFPIFKNIFDFKEKADVIIDFSRPEALDSLLDYAIKTNTPLVIATTGLSTQDMNNIRNASINVPIFQSANMSIGINVLSKLVQEAAKIVGNSYDIEIVEKHHNLKVDAPSGTAFLIADKINDSLKTPKKYIFGRHTKTDKRNENEIGIHSIRGGTIVGEHTVIFAGNDEAIEISHIASSKNIFALGAIRAAKFISKKEPGYYNMDDLIKN, encoded by the coding sequence ATGCTTAAGGTAATAATAAATGGATGTAATGGAAAGATGGGGCAAGTATTAGCCAATCAAATTGCTCAAGATAAAGAGCTTGAGATAGCAGCTGGAATAGATAGAAATCTGCAAGGAATTACGGCAAATTTCCCAATATTTAAGAATATTTTTGACTTTAAGGAAAAAGCAGATGTTATAATAGATTTTTCTAGACCTGAAGCCTTGGATAGTTTATTAGATTATGCTATTAAAACTAATACTCCATTAGTTATTGCGACAACAGGACTTTCCACCCAAGATATGAACAATATAAGAAATGCATCTATAAATGTTCCTATTTTTCAATCTGCCAATATGTCAATAGGAATAAATGTACTATCTAAACTGGTTCAAGAAGCAGCAAAGATAGTGGGCAATTCATATGATATTGAAATAGTAGAAAAGCATCATAATCTAAAAGTAGATGCTCCAAGTGGTACTGCTTTTTTAATTGCAGATAAAATAAATGATAGCTTAAAAACGCCTAAGAAGTATATTTTTGGAAGACATACTAAAACCGATAAAAGAAATGAAAATGAAATTGGGATCCACTCTATACGAGGCGGGACTATAGTTGGTGAACATACAGTAATATTTGCTGGTAATGACGAGGCAATTGAAATATCACATATTGCTTCATCTAAGAACATATTTGCCCTAGGAGCTATTAGAGCCGCTAAATTTATATCTAAAAAAGAACCTGGATATTATAACATGGACGATTTAATTAAGAATTAA
- the dapA gene encoding 4-hydroxy-tetrahydrodipicolinate synthase codes for MFKGSGVAIITPFRNNQVDFDKLGELLEWHIKEHTDAIIICGTTGEAATMTDNEKIETIRYTVNIVNKRIPVIAGTGSNNTQHTVEMSKKAESLGVDGLLIVNPYYNKSTQKGLIVHYNAIADSVNIPIIVYNVPGRTGFNILPSTLAELSKHPNIRGVKEASGNISQVAEIARLCPEDFAIYSGNDDMVVPLLSLGGVGVISVIANILPKDTHDMVASYLKKDIERAKHLQLKMKPLIDALFIETNPIPIKKAMNLLGMNVGDLRLPLVEMSEEATKVLIKELKNYNML; via the coding sequence TTGTTTAAAGGTTCGGGAGTTGCAATCATTACACCTTTTAGAAATAATCAAGTGGATTTTGATAAACTAGGAGAGCTGCTAGAGTGGCATATTAAAGAGCATACTGATGCAATAATCATTTGTGGTACAACAGGTGAAGCTGCTACTATGACAGATAATGAAAAAATTGAAACTATCAGATATACGGTAAACATAGTAAATAAAAGAATTCCTGTTATTGCAGGAACTGGAAGCAACAATACTCAACATACAGTTGAAATGAGTAAAAAAGCAGAAAGTCTTGGAGTAGATGGATTACTCATAGTAAACCCATATTATAACAAATCTACTCAAAAGGGTCTTATAGTTCACTACAATGCTATTGCAGATAGTGTAAATATCCCTATAATAGTCTATAATGTTCCTGGAAGAACTGGCTTTAACATACTGCCAAGTACATTAGCTGAACTTTCCAAGCATCCTAACATAAGAGGAGTTAAAGAAGCTAGTGGCAATATAAGTCAGGTAGCTGAAATAGCTCGCTTGTGTCCAGAAGACTTTGCTATTTATTCTGGCAATGATGATATGGTAGTCCCTCTACTATCTTTAGGAGGAGTAGGTGTCATATCTGTAATAGCTAATATACTTCCAAAAGATACCCATGATATGGTAGCAAGCTATTTGAAAAAGGATATTGAAAGGGCAAAACATCTTCAGCTTAAAATGAAACCATTAATAGATGCTCTATTCATAGAGACAAATCCAATTCCAATAAAAAAAGCTATGAATCTACTAGGCATGAATGTAGGTGATTTGAGACTCCCATTAGTTGAGATGTCAGAAGAAGCAACTAAAGTTCTTATTAAAGAACTTAAAAATTATAATATGCTATAG
- a CDS encoding type II CAAX endopeptidase family protein: MVRNNSRPSIIEANSFYLFIGIILLTLGAYVQSKGTYSGLVITEYVIILAPTIFYMKMRGFSLKHVLRLNKISLKQVLLIPLIVIFSYPIGVFFNYLMLIVLNYFGKVRPNPVPIPENGQEMIIGLIVVALSAGICEEIMFRGFMMKAYEKLGMKLSIIYSAILFGLFHFNIQNLLGPIYLGIVFGYIVYKTDSIFASMIAHAANNAFALILGMWVSKIEVNPELASEIASSGVISDTAAMLLGAIGVGIIAAICGVIVLFLLKLLPKTKNNTAENIEPITQLDTGTVIHEELEVSTKEGILSYAPVFIVILMFIYGTYMFFKI, encoded by the coding sequence ATGGTAAGAAATAATTCAAGGCCTTCAATAATTGAGGCTAATTCTTTTTATTTGTTTATTGGTATTATTCTATTAACTCTTGGTGCATATGTACAAAGTAAAGGAACATATTCTGGTCTAGTAATTACTGAGTATGTAATTATACTTGCACCGACTATATTCTACATGAAAATGAGAGGATTTAGTCTCAAACATGTACTTAGACTAAATAAGATTTCACTTAAGCAAGTGCTGCTGATTCCACTGATAGTCATTTTTTCTTATCCAATTGGAGTGTTTTTTAACTACTTAATGCTAATAGTTCTAAACTATTTTGGGAAGGTAAGACCAAATCCTGTTCCAATACCGGAAAATGGTCAAGAAATGATAATAGGGCTTATAGTAGTAGCTTTATCTGCTGGAATATGTGAGGAAATAATGTTTAGAGGATTCATGATGAAAGCATATGAAAAGCTAGGTATGAAATTAAGTATAATATATTCAGCAATATTATTCGGATTATTTCACTTTAATATTCAAAATTTATTAGGACCGATTTATTTAGGCATAGTATTTGGATATATTGTGTATAAAACAGATAGTATTTTTGCTTCTATGATTGCCCATGCAGCTAATAATGCTTTTGCTCTAATATTAGGAATGTGGGTATCTAAAATTGAAGTAAATCCAGAGTTAGCTTCAGAGATAGCTTCTTCTGGAGTAATATCAGATACAGCGGCTATGCTGCTGGGAGCTATTGGTGTAGGAATTATAGCAGCGATTTGCGGAGTGATAGTACTCTTTCTACTAAAGCTATTGCCAAAAACCAAAAATAATACTGCTGAGAATATAGAGCCTATTACTCAATTAGATACAGGAACCGTTATTCATGAAGAATTAGAAGTTAGTACAAAAGAAGGTATACTATCTTATGCCCCAGTATTTATTGTAATATTAATGTTTATTTATGGAACATATATGTTTTTTAAAATATAA
- a CDS encoding small, acid-soluble spore protein, alpha/beta type encodes MKNKKLKIETPQDKLKYEIAQELGLMDKIKEVGWGGLTAKETGRIGGIMTVRTRNKAKGKEK; translated from the coding sequence ATGAAAAATAAAAAGTTAAAAATTGAAACACCACAAGATAAATTGAAGTATGAAATAGCACAAGAACTAGGGCTAATGGATAAGATTAAAGAAGTGGGGTGGGGAGGACTTACTGCAAAAGAAACAGGGCGAATTGGGGGTATCATGACTGTAAGAACTAGAAATAAAGCTAAAGGTAAAGAAAAATAA
- a CDS encoding class I SAM-dependent methyltransferase has product MNAYIEFARIYDELMEDIDYCSWMKFVKYTLDEYNKKPRDVLEMACGTGNFTRLLCEEDYNITAFDLSEGYVIHAYDKLDTYRNIRLIKQDMVRFNINKEFDMVISVCDSINYITNYSELVKTFDNVYLHLRAGGVFIFDVNSHYKLKKVIGNNTFVEDKEDVFYVWENEYDDVHDICEFYITFFVKEQGLYKRFDEVHVEKAYASSDIENALRKSGFSVINVYNGYSRELVKDDTERLTYFAIK; this is encoded by the coding sequence ATGAATGCATATATAGAGTTTGCGCGTATTTATGATGAATTGATGGAAGATATAGATTATTGTAGCTGGATGAAGTTTGTAAAATACACTTTGGACGAATATAATAAAAAACCACGAGATGTATTAGAAATGGCATGCGGCACAGGAAACTTTACTAGGCTTTTATGTGAAGAGGACTACAATATAACTGCATTTGATTTATCTGAAGGATATGTTATCCATGCATATGATAAGCTAGACACATACAGGAATATTCGACTGATAAAGCAGGACATGGTAAGATTTAATATTAACAAAGAATTTGACATGGTAATATCTGTTTGTGATAGTATAAATTACATAACGAATTATTCAGAGCTTGTGAAAACCTTTGATAATGTGTATTTGCATTTAAGAGCAGGTGGAGTGTTCATCTTTGACGTAAATTCACATTATAAATTAAAAAAAGTAATAGGAAACAATACATTTGTTGAAGACAAAGAGGATGTGTTTTATGTTTGGGAAAATGAGTATGACGATGTACATGATATCTGTGAGTTTTATATAACTTTTTTTGTTAAAGAACAGGGTTTATATAAAAGGTTTGATGAAGTACATGTTGAAAAAGCATATGCTTCATCAGACATTGAGAATGCTCTTAGAAAATCCGGTTTTAGTGTTATAAATGTATATAATGGATATTCTAGAGAACTGGTTAAGGACGATACTGAAAGATTAACTTATTTTGCTATAAAATAG
- a CDS encoding cold-shock protein, whose translation MVKGTVKWFNATKGYGFISTEAGEDVFVHYSAITGDGFKTLDEGQNVEFEIVQGEKGPQATNVTKL comes from the coding sequence ATGGTTAAAGGTACAGTAAAATGGTTCAATGCAACAAAAGGATATGGATTCATATCAACTGAAGCTGGAGAAGATGTATTCGTTCACTACTCAGCTATAACAGGAGATGGATTCAAGACTCTAGATGAGGGACAAAACGTTGAATTTGAAATAGTTCAAGGTGAAAAAGGACCTCAAGCTACAAATGTTACAAAACTATAA
- the hslO gene encoding Hsp33 family molecular chaperone HslO, with the protein MQDYIIRAMDREGNIRVFVANTTTLVNDARNIHNTTPTASAAIGRTLTAAAILGTMLKNQKETVSIQLKGGGPIGTILAVANSKGEVKGYVGDPTVELPLKDNGKLDVGGAVGQSGKITVIRDFGLKEPYIGQSDIVSGEIAEDLVNYFAYSEQQPSAVALGVLVNRDTSIKAAGGYIIQVLPDATEEALDKLESNIANAEPVSSLIDKGLTPEEILLHVCSGFEMDIKDKSPVELSCDCSTERIQKALIAIGKDELEKLIEEDGEAELVCHFCNKKYHFDKDELNCLLKEARAQ; encoded by the coding sequence ATGCAGGATTATATTATAAGGGCTATGGACAGAGAAGGCAATATAAGAGTTTTTGTTGCTAATACGACTACCTTAGTCAATGATGCTAGAAACATACATAATACTACCCCTACTGCTTCAGCAGCTATAGGTCGTACGTTGACAGCAGCAGCCATTCTAGGAACTATGTTAAAGAACCAAAAAGAAACAGTATCTATTCAGTTAAAAGGGGGAGGGCCAATAGGCACAATATTAGCTGTAGCTAATAGTAAAGGAGAAGTAAAGGGCTATGTTGGAGATCCCACTGTTGAATTACCATTAAAAGATAATGGAAAGTTAGACGTAGGTGGTGCAGTTGGACAAAGTGGAAAGATTACTGTAATTAGAGACTTTGGATTGAAGGAACCTTATATAGGTCAGTCTGATATAGTGTCAGGTGAAATAGCCGAAGACTTAGTTAACTACTTTGCTTACTCTGAACAACAGCCATCAGCAGTGGCTTTAGGTGTACTGGTGAACAGAGATACATCAATTAAAGCAGCAGGCGGTTATATAATTCAGGTATTGCCAGATGCAACTGAAGAAGCACTAGATAAACTTGAGAGCAATATAGCAAATGCTGAGCCAGTATCATCCCTAATCGATAAGGGACTTACACCTGAGGAAATTTTGTTGCATGTATGTAGTGGCTTTGAAATGGATATAAAGGATAAATCCCCAGTCGAATTATCTTGTGATTGTTCCACTGAAAGGATACAAAAAGCTTTAATTGCTATAGGAAAAGATGAATTAGAGAAACTAATTGAAGAGGATGGGGAGGCAGAGTTAGTTTGCCATTTTTGTAATAAAAAATATCATTTTGATAAAGATGAGTTAAATTGCTTGTTAAAAGAAGCACGTGCACAATAG
- a CDS encoding DUF6873 family GME fold protein yields the protein MCTNPFIPKGRARIAIIDGRASHKVKKGLKLLGVNAIYTCKCDELYESISYHPDIVIHPIDYNKVIVAPNVYDYYNEILPFYGVKVIKGEKKLGRNYPDNIAYNVARISRYAIHNTNFTDEKLKFYLEKEGVEFIHVKQGYSKCSLAIISEKACITSDPSIYKELIKHSVDVLMIEAGFIELPGLNYGFIGGATGILSKKELLVSGTLIEHPSLNRINEFLRKHKIKIHYLSNKKIIDIGSIITF from the coding sequence GTGTGCACAAACCCATTTATCCCTAAAGGAAGAGCAAGAATTGCAATTATTGATGGTAGAGCTAGCCATAAAGTTAAAAAGGGTTTAAAACTGTTAGGAGTGAATGCAATATATACATGTAAATGCGATGAATTATATGAGTCAATTTCTTACCATCCTGATATAGTAATACATCCTATTGATTATAATAAGGTAATAGTTGCTCCTAATGTATATGATTATTACAATGAGATTCTACCTTTTTATGGGGTAAAGGTAATAAAAGGAGAAAAGAAACTCGGTAGAAACTATCCAGATAACATTGCATATAATGTAGCAAGGATTTCAAGATACGCAATACATAACACTAATTTCACTGATGAAAAGCTTAAATTCTATTTAGAAAAAGAAGGTGTGGAATTTATACATGTTAAACAAGGATACTCAAAATGTTCACTAGCAATAATAAGTGAAAAAGCATGTATTACTTCTGATCCTTCAATTTATAAAGAGCTAATAAAGCATAGTGTGGACGTGCTTATGATAGAAGCAGGATTCATTGAATTACCAGGACTTAATTATGGTTTTATTGGAGGAGCTACGGGTATATTATCAAAAAAAGAATTACTCGTATCTGGAACACTTATAGAGCATCCTAGCTTAAACAGAATAAATGAATTTTTGAGAAAACATAAAATAAAAATACATTATTTAAGTAATAAAAAAATAATTGACATTGGTTCAATAATTACTTTTTAA
- the ytxC gene encoding putative sporulation protein YtxC codes for MKLLTIASKVETDNILENYIDIFKKEDLIIERSVGKCGDFFLIDYNLSNKSSKKHKNIKNVFKHYMANGIADVIIDIYQENIVERLLHYNLCYFDKEEKEKIKASTLDYLKKNEYINTEGIIYKISKKSRILKSIIDFLEDNDSINIEGFINFRLKYYLDTIEDAIDKNIEDYFAEKEYREFIKILQYFVEVQEPKREVVNIIFTNNKYKLIDEKRLAINNEFLEEISEELSEIDINYDDLLISSLITIAPRKIIIHLDSGTNNFDIINIIKNIFLSKVTICEGCDLCCSDVSSHPFKGY; via the coding sequence TTGAAATTACTTACAATTGCATCTAAAGTTGAAACAGATAATATATTAGAAAACTATATTGATATATTTAAAAAAGAAGATTTAATTATAGAAAGAAGTGTAGGAAAATGTGGGGACTTCTTTCTAATTGACTATAACTTAAGTAATAAAAGTAGCAAAAAACATAAAAATATTAAGAACGTATTCAAACATTATATGGCAAATGGTATTGCTGATGTAATTATAGACATTTACCAAGAAAATATAGTTGAGAGATTATTACATTATAATCTATGTTATTTTGATAAGGAAGAAAAAGAAAAAATTAAAGCAAGTACTTTAGATTATCTAAAGAAAAATGAATACATTAATACAGAGGGGATAATATATAAAATTAGCAAGAAATCTAGAATACTAAAATCTATAATAGACTTTTTAGAAGATAATGATTCTATTAATATAGAGGGATTTATAAACTTTAGATTAAAGTACTATTTGGATACTATAGAAGATGCTATTGATAAAAATATTGAAGACTATTTTGCTGAGAAAGAGTACAGAGAGTTCATAAAAATACTTCAATATTTTGTAGAAGTCCAAGAGCCTAAGAGGGAAGTAGTAAATATCATTTTTACAAATAACAAATATAAATTAATTGATGAAAAAAGGTTAGCAATAAACAATGAATTTTTAGAAGAAATAAGCGAAGAACTATCAGAGATAGATATTAATTATGATGATTTACTTATAAGTTCCCTTATAACTATAGCACCTAGGAAAATTATTATTCACTTAGATAGTGGAACAAATAATTTTGACATAATAAACATAATCAAAAATATTTTTTTAAGCAAAGTAACTATATGTGAAGGCTGTGATCTATGTTGTAGCGATGTTTCATCTCATCCTTTCAAAGGATATTAA
- a CDS encoding DUF445 family protein — protein sequence MLVVKVLVFALIGALIGWITNLIAIKLLFRPFYPIRVPVLNFSIQGLIPKRRDEIASSIGNVIEQQLLSFDELVDKVMEDKNISQIKTTIKNKINEVIRDKLPSIIPSFLKNMIYSYIDDFIEKDGDAIINDLIRKSIDKASKDISISEIIEDKIKAFEIEKIEEIIISIAKTELKHIEILGGVLGFIIGVVQGILAVFV from the coding sequence ATGTTAGTGGTAAAAGTTTTAGTATTTGCACTTATTGGAGCATTAATAGGATGGATTACAAATCTTATAGCGATAAAGCTGTTATTTAGACCATTTTATCCAATAAGGGTTCCTGTACTCAATTTCAGTATCCAAGGTTTAATACCAAAACGTAGGGATGAAATAGCTAGTAGTATAGGCAATGTTATTGAACAGCAGCTTTTATCATTTGATGAACTTGTAGATAAAGTGATGGAAGATAAAAATATATCACAGATTAAAACAACTATTAAGAATAAAATTAATGAGGTAATTAGAGACAAGCTTCCGTCAATTATACCTAGCTTTTTAAAGAATATGATCTATTCATATATAGATGATTTTATTGAAAAAGATGGGGATGCTATTATTAACGATTTAATAAGAAAGAGTATAGATAAAGCTTCAAAAGATATAAGTATATCAGAAATTATTGAAGACAAAATTAAGGCCTTTGAAATTGAGAAAATTGAAGAAATAATTATTTCAATAGCTAAAACAGAATTAAAACATATTGAAATACTAGGGGGAGTTTTAGGATTTATTATAGGTGTAGTTCAAGGTATATTGGCAGTCTTTGTATAA
- the ftsH gene encoding ATP-dependent zinc metalloprotease FtsH, whose translation MKKKLTFIIVIICLSISTFLVYEKYFSSINLSNITNGDRFFIWIVTLIVLVYYLRLDSKPSLVPASFSSEKKKGEDSTNENNKPEISFKDVAGLDEIKEELQEITDFINNSEKYTKMGAKIPRGVLFYGPPGTGKTLLAKALAGETKSTFLYASGSEFVEKYVGVGAKRVRTLFEKAKKEAPSIVFIDEIDAIGSRRNSDSNNEKDQTLNQLLVEMDGFYRSQTVIVIGATNRLDLLDEALLRPGRFDRHIYVGNPNVKARKEIFGVHTKDKPLDASINIEDLAKKTHGFSGAQLANIANEAAIIAVRNKKKVIDINDFNSAIERVVAGLEVKNPTVLDKEKNIVSYHEAGHALVGKLLNVDMIQKISIVPRGQALGYVLRMPDEERYLLTEKELLDKIKVLLAGRAAEFAIFGEITTGAKDDLIKATEIAQEMVCSYGMSSLGNIAIKEQYIKYSFNKVDREIKKIINSCYEDALQLINLNKNILRIISEYLLENETMTGEELDYIFDQYNNSHVVAT comes from the coding sequence TTGAAAAAGAAATTGACATTTATAATTGTAATAATCTGCCTATCGATTTCTACTTTTCTAGTTTATGAAAAGTATTTTTCTAGTATAAATTTATCTAATATTACAAATGGTGATAGATTTTTTATTTGGATAGTCACTTTAATAGTATTAGTATATTATTTAAGACTTGATTCTAAACCATCCTTAGTCCCAGCTTCTTTCAGTAGTGAGAAAAAGAAAGGAGAGGATTCTACTAATGAAAACAATAAGCCTGAGATATCTTTTAAAGATGTTGCAGGATTAGATGAGATAAAAGAAGAACTTCAAGAAATTACTGATTTTATTAACAACTCTGAAAAATACACTAAAATGGGAGCTAAAATTCCTAGAGGTGTTTTATTTTATGGTCCTCCAGGCACTGGTAAAACCCTACTAGCAAAAGCTTTAGCAGGAGAGACAAAATCAACCTTTTTATATGCTAGTGGTTCTGAGTTCGTTGAAAAGTATGTAGGAGTAGGAGCTAAAAGAGTTCGCACTTTATTTGAAAAGGCTAAAAAAGAAGCTCCTAGTATAGTGTTCATAGACGAAATAGACGCCATAGGTTCAAGAAGAAATTCTGATAGTAATAATGAAAAAGATCAAACCTTAAATCAGCTTCTTGTTGAAATGGATGGTTTTTACAGATCACAAACTGTTATAGTCATAGGAGCCACAAATAGACTCGATCTGTTAGATGAGGCTCTTTTGAGGCCTGGAAGATTTGATAGACATATTTATGTAGGAAATCCTAATGTTAAAGCTAGAAAAGAAATATTTGGTGTTCACACTAAGGATAAACCTTTAGATGCAAGCATAAATATAGAGGACTTAGCTAAGAAAACCCATGGATTTTCTGGTGCTCAACTAGCTAATATTGCAAACGAGGCAGCTATAATTGCTGTTAGAAATAAAAAGAAAGTAATAGATATAAATGATTTTAATTCAGCTATCGAAAGAGTTGTAGCGGGATTAGAAGTAAAAAATCCAACTGTCCTAGATAAAGAAAAAAACATTGTATCCTATCATGAAGCAGGTCATGCTCTTGTTGGAAAGCTATTAAATGTGGATATGATACAAAAGATATCAATAGTTCCTAGAGGTCAAGCACTAGGTTATGTTTTGAGAATGCCAGATGAAGAAAGATACCTACTTACTGAAAAAGAACTTCTTGATAAAATTAAAGTACTTCTTGCAGGTAGGGCCGCTGAATTTGCTATTTTCGGAGAAATCACAACAGGAGCTAAGGATGATCTTATTAAAGCTACAGAAATTGCACAGGAAATGGTATGTAGCTATGGAATGAGCTCACTTGGAAATATAGCAATAAAAGAACAGTATATTAAATATTCATTTAATAAGGTGGATAGAGAGATAAAGAAGATTATAAATAGTTGCTATGAAGATGCACTACAACTAATCAATCTAAACAAAAATATACTTCGCATAATTTCAGAATATCTCCTAGAAAATGAGACTATGACTGGAGAAGAGCTTGACTATATATTCGACCAGTATAATAATTCACACGTAGTAGCTACTTAG
- the infC gene encoding translation initiation factor IF-3, translating into MLFKNFRRCLNIKELQVNEEIREKEVRLIDVDGEQLGIMSSKKALELADEKKLDLVMIAPNAKPPVCRIMDYGKYKYELAKREKEARKNQKVITVKEIRLTPSIEANDLNVKAKRAIDFLKDDDKVKVTVRFRGREMGHTEKGEEVLRKFAEITSEYGVIDKQPKLEGRNMVMYLNPKN; encoded by the coding sequence ATTTTATTTAAAAATTTCAGGAGGTGTCTTAATATTAAAGAACTTCAGGTAAATGAGGAAATCAGAGAGAAAGAAGTTAGGCTGATTGATGTTGATGGAGAACAGCTTGGCATTATGTCATCAAAAAAAGCTTTAGAGCTGGCAGATGAAAAAAAGCTAGATTTGGTTATGATTGCTCCAAATGCAAAACCGCCGGTGTGTAGGATAATGGATTATGGTAAATACAAGTATGAACTTGCCAAAAGAGAAAAGGAAGCAAGAAAGAATCAGAAGGTTATTACTGTTAAAGAAATTAGACTTACACCATCTATTGAAGCCAATGATTTGAATGTCAAAGCTAAGAGAGCCATTGATTTCTTGAAGGATGATGACAAAGTTAAAGTTACAGTAAGATTTAGAGGAAGGGAAATGGGCCATACTGAAAAAGGAGAAGAGGTACTTAGAAAGTTTGCTGAAATTACTTCGGAGTATGGAGTCATAGATAAACAACCTAAACTCGAAGGTAGAAACATGGTAATGTATTTGAACCCAAAAAACTGA
- the rpmI gene encoding 50S ribosomal protein L35 yields MPKMKTHRGAAKRFKKTGSGKLKRHKAYKSHLTGKKSPKRVRNLRKATLVSSGDEKRIRPLLPY; encoded by the coding sequence ATGCCAAAAATGAAAACACACAGAGGAGCAGCAAAAAGATTTAAGAAAACAGGGTCTGGAAAGCTAAAGAGACATAAAGCATATAAAAGCCACTTAACAGGAAAGAAATCTCCAAAAAGGGTTAGAAATTTAAGAAAAGCAACATTAGTTAGCTCAGGAGACGAAAAAAGAATAAGACCATTATTACCATACTAA